A stretch of Spirosoma oryzicola DNA encodes these proteins:
- the pheT gene encoding phenylalanine--tRNA ligase subunit beta, with protein MEVSYKWLQEYIELPELPEEVGKILTGTGLEVEGIEKIEAVPGGLEGVVIGEVLTCTRHPDADKLSLTTVDVGADQPLSIVCGAPNVAAGQKVVVALVGATLHPASGEAFQIKKAKIRGAASEGMICAEDEIGLGASHAGIMVLTTDLPNGTPAARYFNLEADYQIAIGLTPNRIDAASHFGTARDLKAALNRPLTMPSVDGFSVSNHDLTIDVRVDDVAACPRYAGLTITGLTVGESPDWLKQRLLSIGLNPINNVVDVTNFICHDLGQPLHAFDAAKIAGNQIVVKTLPEGTLFVTLDGVERKLSATDLMVCDAEKPMAIAGVFGGQDSGVSDQTTRIFLESAYFSPTSVRKTAQHHGLKTDASFRFERGTDPNMPIFALKRAALLIQEVAGGAVSSAISDSYPEPIQPFRVLVRYRNIDRLIGIPIDRTEIHRILNALDIEADEMSPDSFIAVVPPYRVDVTREADVIEEILRIYGLDNVPLSVNLAADSLSEFPKVDPNQWQSRVGQLLAANGFYEILTLSLTRPTYNDAIRSTLSGADVTLLNPLSEELSVMRQTLLFSSLETLVYNLNRRQKDLKTFEFGKVYSKTQGEDGTSKYTERMRLSLAMVGNQEAESWLQKGQPVAYHDMATAVQRVLNLFRIKQIDTQPADPALFQYGLTYLVNKKPLVSLGIVQPKLTKLVDLKQPVFYADFDWSALLKLANTKTRYEEVPRFPEVRRDLSLVIDKTVTFEQISRLAHQTERKLLRSINVFDVYEGENLGADKKSYSVSFTLQDPTQTLTDAAIEKTMQRLMSGFERELSAVIRK; from the coding sequence ATGGAAGTTTCCTATAAATGGTTACAAGAGTATATTGAGTTACCTGAATTACCGGAGGAAGTAGGCAAAATCCTGACGGGAACAGGACTTGAAGTTGAAGGCATCGAAAAGATTGAGGCCGTTCCGGGCGGCCTGGAAGGCGTCGTTATCGGCGAAGTGTTGACCTGCACTCGTCACCCCGACGCGGATAAGCTTAGTCTGACAACAGTAGACGTTGGCGCCGATCAGCCGCTTTCGATCGTCTGTGGGGCTCCCAACGTGGCTGCCGGGCAGAAAGTAGTGGTTGCTCTGGTAGGTGCTACGCTTCATCCAGCCTCCGGCGAAGCATTCCAGATCAAAAAAGCAAAAATTCGGGGTGCGGCTTCGGAAGGAATGATCTGTGCCGAGGATGAAATCGGTTTAGGTGCTTCTCACGCGGGTATTATGGTTCTGACTACCGACCTGCCCAATGGAACACCAGCCGCCCGCTATTTCAACCTGGAAGCTGATTACCAGATTGCCATTGGCTTGACCCCAAACCGCATTGATGCTGCTTCGCATTTCGGGACAGCCCGAGACCTGAAAGCTGCTCTGAACCGTCCGCTAACCATGCCGTCCGTAGACGGTTTTTCGGTAAGCAACCATGATCTGACGATCGATGTACGCGTAGACGACGTGGCAGCCTGCCCCCGCTACGCCGGTTTAACGATCACGGGATTGACCGTAGGTGAATCGCCCGATTGGTTGAAACAGCGGTTGCTCAGCATTGGTCTTAACCCGATCAACAATGTAGTTGACGTAACAAACTTTATCTGTCACGACCTCGGCCAGCCACTTCACGCTTTCGACGCGGCTAAGATCGCAGGAAATCAAATTGTCGTTAAAACGCTGCCCGAAGGTACTCTTTTCGTTACCCTTGATGGTGTTGAGCGCAAACTAAGTGCTACGGATCTGATGGTCTGCGATGCCGAGAAGCCAATGGCGATTGCCGGTGTATTTGGTGGGCAAGACTCCGGCGTAAGTGACCAAACGACTCGTATCTTTCTGGAGTCAGCGTACTTCTCACCTACCTCGGTTCGAAAAACCGCGCAGCATCACGGCCTTAAAACCGACGCGTCTTTCCGGTTTGAACGGGGAACAGACCCCAACATGCCCATCTTTGCCTTGAAGCGGGCGGCTTTGCTGATTCAGGAAGTGGCAGGCGGAGCAGTAAGTTCGGCGATAAGCGATTCGTACCCGGAACCCATTCAACCGTTCAGAGTCCTGGTTCGCTACCGAAACATCGACCGACTGATCGGTATTCCGATTGACCGGACAGAAATTCACCGCATTCTGAATGCACTCGACATTGAAGCGGACGAGATGAGTCCTGACAGCTTTATTGCCGTCGTTCCGCCGTACCGGGTAGACGTTACCCGCGAAGCCGATGTGATCGAAGAAATCCTGCGAATTTATGGCTTGGATAACGTGCCTCTGTCGGTCAATCTGGCCGCGGACTCGTTGTCGGAATTTCCCAAGGTCGATCCGAATCAGTGGCAAAGCCGCGTAGGACAGTTGCTGGCGGCTAACGGTTTCTACGAAATTCTGACCTTGTCGCTTACTCGTCCCACCTACAACGACGCAATCCGGTCGACGCTTTCCGGCGCGGACGTAACCTTGCTCAACCCGTTGAGTGAAGAATTATCCGTGATGCGGCAAACACTGTTGTTTTCTTCGCTCGAAACACTCGTCTATAACCTGAACCGTCGTCAAAAAGACCTCAAGACGTTTGAGTTCGGTAAGGTTTATTCCAAAACACAGGGTGAAGACGGCACGAGTAAGTATACCGAACGGATGCGCCTGAGCCTGGCGATGGTTGGCAATCAGGAAGCAGAAAGCTGGCTGCAAAAAGGGCAACCAGTAGCTTACCATGATATGGCAACGGCCGTGCAGCGGGTGCTGAATCTGTTCCGGATAAAACAAATTGATACACAGCCAGCTGACCCGGCGTTGTTCCAGTATGGCTTGACTTATCTGGTTAATAAGAAACCACTCGTCAGCTTAGGTATTGTGCAACCAAAACTAACAAAACTGGTTGATCTAAAGCAGCCTGTTTTTTACGCTGACTTTGACTGGAGTGCTCTGCTTAAACTAGCGAATACGAAAACCCGTTACGAAGAAGTACCGCGTTTTCCGGAAGTTCGTCGCGATTTGTCGCTGGTGATCGATAAGACTGTTACATTTGAGCAAATCAGTCGGCTAGCGCATCAAACGGAGCGTAAATTGCTGCGTTCGATAAATGTTTTTGATGTGTACGAAGGCGAAAACCTGGGTGCGGATAAAAAATCGTACTCCGTGAGCTTTACGTTGCAGGACCCAACTCAGACGCTGACCGATGCCGCTATCGAAAAAACGATGCAACGGCTCATGAGCGGTTTCGAGCGGGAATTAAGCGCAGTCATTCGAAAGTAA